From a region of the Cataglyphis hispanica isolate Lineage 1 chromosome 24, ULB_Chis1_1.0, whole genome shotgun sequence genome:
- the LOC126858282 gene encoding protein transport protein Sec61 subunit beta, producing MPAAPSATSVGSVGRSPSKAIAPRTGGSGTVRQRKTTVTSSARNRNTGTSSGGMWRFYTDDSPGIKVGPVPVLVMSLLFIASVFMLHIWGKYTRN from the exons ATG ccTGCTGCACCTAGTGCTACTTCCGTTGGCTCGGTTGGACGATCGCCTAGTAAAGCCATCGCACCAAGAACAGGTGGTAGCGGTACTGTTAGGCAAAGGAAAACCACTGTGACCTCCTCGGCTAGGAATAGAAATACAGGCACAAGTTCCGGTGGCATGTGGAGGTTCTATACAGATGATTCACCAGGTATCAAAGT AGGTCCCGTACCAGTACTTGTAATGTCACTTTTGTTCATTGCATCTGTATTCATGCTTCATATTTGGGGCAAATATACTCGAAACTAG
- the LOC126858277 gene encoding general transcription factor 3C polypeptide 6 isoform X2 has protein sequence MQSDDKLSEDEEEMLVYVEFEGLVGSNVFNNEELQLDMIGIDTEHPIMQIDGRFYEGCYEDAVGTYMFFEKDDNPHVDDVVFDKVPTLKYFAKTRKVLKMQRVFTKPRVEVFGDSEHDSCIPNTDTLSQAGVPPKYQEEALQYWNKIRDDKLEELSTCLEKQKIREEKEIQRIKS, from the exons ATGCAGTCCGACGATAAGCTGTCCGAAGATGAGGAAGAAATGCTTGTTTACGTAGAGTTCGAGGGGCTTGTCGGtagtaatgtatttaataatgaagaaCTTCAATTAGATATGATTGGAATAGACACGGAGCATCCTATAATGCAAATTGATGGACGG ttTTACGAGGGATGTTATGAAGACGCTGTGGGTACTTATATGTTCTTTGAGAAGGATGACAATCCACATGTGGATGATGTTGTATTTGATAAAGTGCcgactttaaaatattttgctaaaacCAGAAAGGTATTAAAGATGCAGAGAGTTTTTACAAAACCAAGAGTCGAGGTTTTTGGTGATTCTGAACACGATAGTTGTATTCCGAATACAGATACTTTATCACAAGCTGGAGTGCCTCCAAAATATCAAGAGGAAG cgcTCCAATATTGGAATAAGATACGTGACGATAAACTGGAAGAATTAAGTACATGTTTGGAGAAgcaaaaaattagagaagaaaaagaaatccaaAG AATAAAATCGTGA
- the LOC126858277 gene encoding general transcription factor 3C polypeptide 6 isoform X1, with protein MQSDDKLSEDEEEMLVYVEFEGLVGSNVFNNEELQLDMIGIDTEHPIMQIDGRFYEGCYEDAVGTYMFFEKDDNPHVDDVVFDKVPTLKYFAKTRKVLKMQRVFTKPRVEVFGDSEHDSCIPNTDTLSQAGVPPKYQEEALQYWNKIRDDKLEELSTCLEKQKIREEKEIQRHVSVLMS; from the exons ATGCAGTCCGACGATAAGCTGTCCGAAGATGAGGAAGAAATGCTTGTTTACGTAGAGTTCGAGGGGCTTGTCGGtagtaatgtatttaataatgaagaaCTTCAATTAGATATGATTGGAATAGACACGGAGCATCCTATAATGCAAATTGATGGACGG ttTTACGAGGGATGTTATGAAGACGCTGTGGGTACTTATATGTTCTTTGAGAAGGATGACAATCCACATGTGGATGATGTTGTATTTGATAAAGTGCcgactttaaaatattttgctaaaacCAGAAAGGTATTAAAGATGCAGAGAGTTTTTACAAAACCAAGAGTCGAGGTTTTTGGTGATTCTGAACACGATAGTTGTATTCCGAATACAGATACTTTATCACAAGCTGGAGTGCCTCCAAAATATCAAGAGGAAG cgcTCCAATATTGGAATAAGATACGTGACGATAAACTGGAAGAATTAAGTACATGTTTGGAGAAgcaaaaaattagagaagaaaaagaaatccaaAG gcATGTTAGTGTTCttatgtcataa
- the LOC126858260 gene encoding amidophosphoribosyltransferase-like gives MEMSHNKDNKIEDSQVMSRLYTEESKCIRPRSKGETRGQRLTGLTHECGVFGCIAAGDWPSQIDVAQVVCLGLVALQHRGQESAGIVTSEGVCSKSFHVHKGMGMINNIFNDEVMRKLRGNLGIGHTRYSTSAASEEVNCQPFVVHTAHGALAVAHNGELVNTESLRKMVLGRGVGLSTHSDSELITQALCLNPPEGEVNGPDWPARIKHLIQLAPLSYSLVIMQRDKIYGVRDPYGNRPLCLGKIVPIGNLACNDSDNDDDEAEGWVISSESCGFLSIGARYVREVFPGEIVELTREGIKTIDIVERPNKKPQAFCIFEYVYFARSDSIFEGQMVYSVRMQCGRVLAMESPVEADIVSSVPESGTAAAHGYARQSKIPFTEVLCKNRYVGRTFIQPSTRLRQLGVAKKFGALSENVKGKKIILIDDSIVRGNTIGPIIKLLRDAGAKEVHIRIASPPLKYPCYMGINIPTREELIANKLDSVKLAKHVGADSLSYLSVEGLVEAVRYRMDNRESNYIGHCTACLTGEYPDELPGDLDW, from the exons ATGGAAATGTCTCACAATAAAGATAACAAGATAGAAGATTCTCAAGTAATGTCTCGTCTTTATACGGAGGAATCAAAATGTATAAGGCCACGAAGCAAAGGTGAAACCAGAGGACAAAGGCTTACTGGTCTTACTCATGAATGCGGTGTTTTTGGATGTATTGCTGCAGGGGATTGGCCATCACAAATTGATGTGGCCCAAGTTGTTTGCCtag GTTTAGTGGCATTACAACATAGAGGCCAAGAAAGTGCAGGGATTGTTACAAGTGAAGGTGTTTGCTCTAAATCATTCCATGTACATAAGGGCATgggaatgataaataatattttcaatgatgAAGTTATGAGGAAGCTTAGAGGAAATCTTGGGATTGGTCATACTAGATACAGCACAAGTGCAGCCAGTGAAGAAGTTAACTGTCAACCATTTGTGGTACACACTGCACATGGGGCATTAGCAGTTGCTCATAACGGAGAATTAGTAAACACTGAATCTCTCAGAAAAATG GTATTAGGGCGAGGTGTTGGTTTATCAACGCACTCGGATTCGGAACTTATAACACAAGCGCTCTGTTTGAATCCACCAGAAGGCGAAGTTAATGGACCAGATTGGCCAGCCCGTATTAAACATCTTATTCAATTAGCACCATTATCATATTCCTTGGTCATAATGCAAAGGGACAAAATTTATGGTGTCCGAGACCCTTATGGAAATCGTCCTCTTTGCTTGGGGAAAATAGTACCAATTGGCAATCTAg CATGTAATGATTCTgacaatgatgatgatgaagcAGAAGGTTGGGTAATTTCATCGGAATCTTGCGGATTCTTGAGCATCGGTGCGAGATATGTCCGCGAAGTGTTTCCTGGTGAAATTGTCGAACTGACGCGAGAAGGTATTAAGACTATTGATATAGTAGAAAGACCAAATAAAAAACCGCAGgcattttgcattttcgaATATGTTTACTTCGCCAGAAGCGACAGCATTTTTGAAg GACAGATGGTATACTCAGTTCGTATGCAATGTGGACGAGTATTAGCGATGGAATCGCCGGTTGAAGCAGATATAGTAAGCTCGGTGCCCGAATCTGGAACCGCAGCAGCACATGGATATGCCAGACag tCTAAAATACCTTTCACGGAAGTGCTATGCAAAAATAGATATGTGGGTAGAACATTCATTCAGCCGAGTACGCGACTTAGGCAGCTCGGAGTAGCTAAGAAATTCGGAGCTTTGTCGGAAAATGTAAagggaaagaaaataatcctTATTGATGATTCAATCGTCAGAGGAAATACAATCGGTCCAATTATCAAACTACTACGTGACGCGGGCGCCAAGGAA gTTCATATTAGAATAGCATCACCACCACTGAAATATCCATGTTATATGGGCATCAATATACCAACAAGGGAAGAACTTATCGCAAATAAGCTCGATAGTGTAAAATTGGCCAAGCATGTAGGAGCAGATAGTTTATCGTACCTTTCGGTCGAGGGGCTTGTCGAAGCAGTCAGATATCGTATGGACAATCGTGAAAGCAATTATATTGGACATTGTACTGCTTGTCTAACAGGAGAGTATCCAGACGAACTTCCTGGTGACCTTGATTGGTGA
- the LOC126858264 gene encoding bifunctional phosphoribosylaminoimidazole carboxylase/phosphoribosylaminoimidazole succinocarboxamide synthetase: MADYKLGKLINEGKTKKVYELLNDPTLCLLESKDRITAGDGAKSHDLEGKATISTSTTIKVFKLLNEAGVKTAYVKPAGPKCFIAKKCDMIPIEWVTRRQATGSFLKRHPGVPEGYRFNPPLQETFFKDDANHDPQWSDEQIVSAGFELGGIKITKDEVDIMKRITLVVFEILERAWTVRNSALIDMKIEFGIDSNGEILVADIIDSDSWRLWPSGDKKLMKDKQVYRDLSNVTQQNLETVKRNFKWVEEQLDHIIEAPSPLVVIFMGSPSDELYCQEIAKHATALGLKPQLRICSAHKGTLETLNVLAEYEGSGENVVLIAVAGRSNGLGPVLSGNTVLPVINCPPLRSDNIERSVWSSLDVPSGLGCTTVVYPEAAALAAAQIHAMHNHLVWSRLRAKQLANFLSLKRSDSKLRKS, from the exons ATGGCTG atTATAAACTTGGAAAACTTATCAACGAAGGAAAAACAAAGAAGGTTTATGAACTTCTAAATGATCCTACATTATGTTTGTTGGAAAGTAAGGATCGTATTACTGCTGGCGACGGTGCCAAATCTCATGATTTGGAGGGAAAAGCAACAATTAGCACATCTACCACCATAAAGGTTTTCAAACTGCTTAATGAAGCTGGTGTTAAGACAGCTTATGTTAAACCTGCAGGTCCGAAATGTTTCATAGCGAAAAAATGTGACATGATACCAATTGAATGGGTTACCAGAAGACAAGCAACTGGTAGCTTTCTAAAAAGACATCCAg GAGTTCCAGAGGGTTATAGGTTCAATCCACCTCTGCAGGAAACATTCTTTAAAGATGACGCTAATCATGATCCACAGTGGTCCGATGAACAAATTGTTTCTGCAGGTTTTGAATTGGGTggcataaaaataacaaaagatgAAGTGGACATTATGAAACGCATCACTCTTGTCGTTTTTGAGATTCTTGAGCGAGCCTGGACTGTGCGTAATAGCGCTTTGATAGATATGAAGATAGAATTTGGCATAGATTCAAATGGAGAAATTTTAGTTGCTGATATTATTGATAGTGATTCCTGGAGACTTTGGCCTTCTGGAGATAAGAAACTGATGAAAGATAAGCAG GTGTACAGGGATTTATCCAATGTAACACAACAGAATTTAGAGACAGTAAAGCGTAATTTTAAATGGGTAGAAGAACAGCTGGATCATATTATTGAAGCACCTAGTCCATTAGTTGTTATATTTATGGGCTCTCCCTCTGATGAACTATATTGCCAAGAGATTGCAAAACATGCTACAGCATTGGGTCTGAAGCCACAACTCCGAATCTGTAGTGCTCATAAGGGTACTTTAGAAACTTTAAATGTTCTCGCTGAATATGAAGGCAGTGGAGAAAAT GTAGTGTTGATAGCCGTAGCCGGTCGAAGCAATGGCTTGGGTCCAGTGCTCTCCGGCAATACCGTCTTGCCGGTCATAAATTGCCCGCCTCTGAGATCAGATAATATCGAACGAAGCGTGTGGTCTTCGCTTGATGTTCCATCag GACTTGGTTGTACCACAGTCGTATATCCGGAAGCTGCTGCGCTTGCTGCAGCGCAGATCCATGCAATGCACAATCATTTGGTTTGGTCTCGTTTGCGAGCAAAACAACTCGCTAACTTCTTAAGTTTGAAACGATCCGATAGTAAATTacgaaaatcataa
- the LOC126858261 gene encoding xaa-Pro aminopeptidase 3-like isoform X1, producing MFNSIKHSLRYNPSKFGYQLLAHFSAETTVKSDTTQRECTRNSYSHIMCGQPTSITHPHLIKHGEVLPGISLQELERRRSKLVESVTLAMHTKNIHRQQIVIIPASHKIYMSDKIPYVFRQNTDFLYFSGCQEPDSILVLTCKKDKSSFILFVRPKDEHSELWDGPRTSVETAAEIFGIDHALPITKFEQFMTSLILEDKKSIIWYDHADIIQPILHKKLCQLIKLTDNQIFASPKTLFHQIRLIKSTCEINLMRESCQIASDAIIKTIQSSKPEMNEHQLFATVDYECRMRGAEYLAYPPVVAAGRNANIIHYISNNQIIRKGDLVLMDAGCEYHGYSSDITRTWPISGKFSPEQKVLYEIVLDVQKNLIETLKDMPSLDNVFRQMCFLLGKRLQEINLIPKNLDEEKLLTAAYTYCPHHVSHYLGMDVHDTGKISRSIKIQPGMIITIEPGIYISPKNLHAPSHFHGLGIRIEDDILVTENGSEVLTKNCPKEIAEIETLASQNQEF from the exons atgtttaatagcATAAAACATTCATTAAGATATAATCCAAGTAAATTTG gttATCAGTTATTAGCACATTTCTCAGCAGAAACAACAGTTAAAAGCGATACAACGCAACGAGAATGCACACGAAATTCTTATTCACATATCATGTGTGGACAACCTACGTCGATAACACATCCCCACTTAATAAAACATGGAGAAGTACTGCCAGGTATATCGCTTCAGGAACTTGAGAGAAGACGTTCCAAGTTAGTAGAAAGCGTTACGCTAGCAATGCATACTAAGAATATACATAGGCAACAAATTGTCATCATACCTGCATCGCACAAAATCTACATGTCCGACAAAATACCATATGTCTTTCGACAAAATACAGACTTTCTGTATTTCTCTGGATGCCAAGAACCAGATAGTATCTTAGTGCTCACATGCAAGAAAGATAAGTCctcattcattttatttgtgaGACCAAAAGACGAACATTCAGAATTATGGGATGGTCCAAGAACTAGCGTTGAAACAGCAGCTGAAATATTTGGAATCGATCATGCTCTGCCGATTAcaaaatttgaacaatttatGACTTCACTCATTCTGGAGGATAAGAAAAGCATTATATGGTATGATCACGCTGATATTATTCAACCGATTTTACATAAGAAGCTATGCCAATTGATTAAACTGACGGACAATCAAATATTTGCTTCTCCTAAGACTTTGTTTCATCAAATTCGCTTGATCAAGAGCACTTGCGAAATCAATTTGATGCGCGAAAGCTGTCAAATAGCCTCTGAcgctattataaaaacaattcaatCTTCAAAACCAGAGATGAATGAACATCAGTTATTCGCTACTGTAGATTATGAATGTCGTATGCGCGGAGCTGAATATTTGGCGTATCCTCCTGTTGTAGCAGCGGGCAggaatgcaaatataatacattatatcagtaataatcaaattattcgaAAGGGTGATTTGGTTTTAATGGATGCAg GCTGTGAATATCATGGCTATTCATCCGATATAACGAGAACATGGCCGATTAGCGGAAAATTTTCACCAGAGCAAAAAGTCCTTTACGAAATAGTGCTTgatgtgcaaaaaaatttaatagagacCTTGAAAGACATGCCTTCATTGGACAATGTATTTCGTCAAATGTGCTTTCTTCTGGGGAAAAGAttacaagaaattaatttgataccGAAGAACTTAGATGAAGAGAAGTTGTTAACAGCCGCGTACACGTATTGTCCGCATCATGTCAGCCATTATTTAGGAATGGATGTGCATGACACAGGAAAGATATCCAGAAGCATAAAGATACAACCTGGAATGATAATAACCATAGAACCTG gtatatatataagccCAAAAAATCTTCATGCACCATCACACTTTCATGGATTAGGTATTCGTATAGAGGATGATATCTTAGTGACAGAAAATGGTTCAGAagttttgacaaaaaattgtCCAAAGGAGATAGCGGAAATTGAAACACTAGCAAGTCAAAATCAAGAATTTTAA
- the LOC126858261 gene encoding xaa-Pro aminopeptidase 3-like isoform X2 has translation MCGQPTSITHPHLIKHGEVLPGISLQELERRRSKLVESVTLAMHTKNIHRQQIVIIPASHKIYMSDKIPYVFRQNTDFLYFSGCQEPDSILVLTCKKDKSSFILFVRPKDEHSELWDGPRTSVETAAEIFGIDHALPITKFEQFMTSLILEDKKSIIWYDHADIIQPILHKKLCQLIKLTDNQIFASPKTLFHQIRLIKSTCEINLMRESCQIASDAIIKTIQSSKPEMNEHQLFATVDYECRMRGAEYLAYPPVVAAGRNANIIHYISNNQIIRKGDLVLMDAGCEYHGYSSDITRTWPISGKFSPEQKVLYEIVLDVQKNLIETLKDMPSLDNVFRQMCFLLGKRLQEINLIPKNLDEEKLLTAAYTYCPHHVSHYLGMDVHDTGKISRSIKIQPGMIITIEPGIYISPKNLHAPSHFHGLGIRIEDDILVTENGSEVLTKNCPKEIAEIETLASQNQEF, from the exons ATGTGTGGACAACCTACGTCGATAACACATCCCCACTTAATAAAACATGGAGAAGTACTGCCAGGTATATCGCTTCAGGAACTTGAGAGAAGACGTTCCAAGTTAGTAGAAAGCGTTACGCTAGCAATGCATACTAAGAATATACATAGGCAACAAATTGTCATCATACCTGCATCGCACAAAATCTACATGTCCGACAAAATACCATATGTCTTTCGACAAAATACAGACTTTCTGTATTTCTCTGGATGCCAAGAACCAGATAGTATCTTAGTGCTCACATGCAAGAAAGATAAGTCctcattcattttatttgtgaGACCAAAAGACGAACATTCAGAATTATGGGATGGTCCAAGAACTAGCGTTGAAACAGCAGCTGAAATATTTGGAATCGATCATGCTCTGCCGATTAcaaaatttgaacaatttatGACTTCACTCATTCTGGAGGATAAGAAAAGCATTATATGGTATGATCACGCTGATATTATTCAACCGATTTTACATAAGAAGCTATGCCAATTGATTAAACTGACGGACAATCAAATATTTGCTTCTCCTAAGACTTTGTTTCATCAAATTCGCTTGATCAAGAGCACTTGCGAAATCAATTTGATGCGCGAAAGCTGTCAAATAGCCTCTGAcgctattataaaaacaattcaatCTTCAAAACCAGAGATGAATGAACATCAGTTATTCGCTACTGTAGATTATGAATGTCGTATGCGCGGAGCTGAATATTTGGCGTATCCTCCTGTTGTAGCAGCGGGCAggaatgcaaatataatacattatatcagtaataatcaaattattcgaAAGGGTGATTTGGTTTTAATGGATGCAg GCTGTGAATATCATGGCTATTCATCCGATATAACGAGAACATGGCCGATTAGCGGAAAATTTTCACCAGAGCAAAAAGTCCTTTACGAAATAGTGCTTgatgtgcaaaaaaatttaatagagacCTTGAAAGACATGCCTTCATTGGACAATGTATTTCGTCAAATGTGCTTTCTTCTGGGGAAAAGAttacaagaaattaatttgataccGAAGAACTTAGATGAAGAGAAGTTGTTAACAGCCGCGTACACGTATTGTCCGCATCATGTCAGCCATTATTTAGGAATGGATGTGCATGACACAGGAAAGATATCCAGAAGCATAAAGATACAACCTGGAATGATAATAACCATAGAACCTG gtatatatataagccCAAAAAATCTTCATGCACCATCACACTTTCATGGATTAGGTATTCGTATAGAGGATGATATCTTAGTGACAGAAAATGGTTCAGAagttttgacaaaaaattgtCCAAAGGAGATAGCGGAAATTGAAACACTAGCAAGTCAAAATCAAGAATTTTAA